The Sulfitobacter guttiformis genome contains a region encoding:
- a CDS encoding tellurite resistance TerB family protein yields the protein MFADFLKRLTDPAPAQLPDSDARLALTALLVRVARSDNHYSEAERARIQNIISKRYDLDTGARDALLADAEALEAEAPDTVRFTRAIKDAVPYDDRLAVVEALWNVVLADGSRAKEEDALLRLVANLLGITDMDSAQARQRAEQ from the coding sequence ATGTTTGCAGATTTCCTAAAACGGCTGACTGATCCAGCCCCCGCCCAACTGCCTGATAGCGATGCCCGTCTCGCGCTGACTGCATTACTTGTACGTGTTGCACGCTCTGACAATCACTACAGTGAAGCCGAACGTGCGCGCATCCAGAATATCATCAGCAAGCGATACGACCTTGATACAGGTGCGCGCGACGCTCTACTTGCCGATGCAGAAGCTCTTGAGGCCGAAGCGCCAGATACTGTGCGCTTTACCCGCGCGATCAAAGACGCGGTGCCCTATGACGACCGCCTTGCGGTGGTCGAAGCACTCTGGAATGTCGTTCTTGCGGATGGCAGTCGCGCCAAGGAAGAAGATGCACTGCTGCGCCTTGTCGCTAATTTGTTGGGGATTACCGATATGGACAGTGCCCAAGCCCGCCAACGGGCTGAGCAATAA
- a CDS encoding 23S rRNA (adenine(2030)-N(6))-methyltransferase RlmJ has translation MLSYQHIYHAGNLADVHKHALLAWMLDYLTAKDKPLTYIETHAGRALYDLSADEALKTGEAKAGIAQARKWFKPEHPYARVLDRVTAEDGLNAYPGSPLIAAHLLRPTDTIHLAELHPREHAALELAMSPTGAKIHLRDGFETAFALCPPMPRRGLLLIDPSYEIKEDYNTIFRHIAKLHRAWNVGIIALWYPILTSRMHEPMLEALSAQHPDALRHEVRFAPARPGHGMVGSGMFVLNPPYGLSQEAKRLAADYNRLR, from the coding sequence ATGCTCAGCTACCAACATATCTACCATGCGGGGAACCTCGCGGATGTTCACAAACATGCTTTGTTGGCGTGGATGCTCGACTATCTGACGGCCAAGGACAAACCCCTGACATACATCGAGACGCATGCAGGTCGTGCCCTCTATGACCTCTCCGCTGACGAGGCGCTCAAGACCGGCGAGGCGAAGGCAGGGATCGCGCAGGCGCGCAAATGGTTCAAACCCGAACACCCTTATGCCCGCGTTCTCGACCGTGTCACCGCCGAGGATGGTCTTAACGCCTATCCGGGCTCACCGTTGATCGCCGCCCACCTGCTGCGCCCAACCGACACAATCCATCTGGCCGAATTACACCCGCGCGAACACGCAGCACTTGAGTTGGCGATGTCGCCCACAGGTGCCAAGATCCACCTGCGCGACGGGTTCGAGACGGCCTTTGCACTTTGCCCACCGATGCCGCGCCGCGGTTTGCTGCTGATCGATCCCAGCTATGAGATCAAGGAAGATTACAACACCATCTTCCGCCACATCGCCAAGCTGCACCGCGCATGGAACGTCGGCATCATAGCGCTTTGGTATCCCATTCTGACCAGCCGTATGCACGAACCGATGCTCGAAGCGCTTAGCGCCCAACACCCTGACGCCCTGCGCCACGAGGTCCGCTTTGCGCCTGCGCGTCCGGGTCACGGGATGGTCGGATCGGGGATGTTTGTGCTTAACCCGCCCTACGGCCTGTCACAGGAGGCAAAGCGGCTCGCAGCGGATTACAACAGGTTGCGCTGA
- a CDS encoding transporter substrate-binding domain-containing protein codes for MKKLILATSALALTAGMAMADGHAKTIRLGTEGAFPPYNFLDDKGEVAGFEREVGDELCVRAELTCEWVTNEWDSIIPNLVSGNYDVIIAGMSITEERDEVIDFSDPYTQPDPSSFVSTSADVDLSTAIIAAQTGTIQASHVASMAGATLVEFATPEETVAAVKNGEADAVLADKAFLLPVSEADADLSLVGDDILLGGGIGLGIRESDGDLREKFNAAIQSMKDDGTLNALIEKHLPGAAAF; via the coding sequence ATGAAAAAACTTATCCTCGCGACATCAGCACTGGCACTGACAGCTGGCATGGCAATGGCCGACGGCCACGCGAAAACCATCCGTCTGGGTACCGAAGGCGCATTCCCTCCCTACAACTTTCTCGACGATAAAGGTGAAGTCGCCGGCTTTGAGCGCGAAGTGGGCGATGAACTGTGCGTGCGCGCAGAACTGACGTGTGAGTGGGTCACAAACGAGTGGGACAGCATTATTCCGAACCTCGTTTCCGGCAACTACGATGTAATCATCGCGGGCATGTCCATCACCGAAGAGCGCGACGAAGTCATCGACTTTTCCGATCCCTACACCCAGCCGGATCCATCTTCCTTTGTCTCAACCTCTGCTGATGTTGATCTGAGCACCGCCATCATCGCCGCACAGACAGGCACAATTCAAGCGTCTCATGTTGCCTCCATGGCAGGTGCTACACTGGTTGAATTCGCCACGCCCGAGGAGACAGTGGCTGCTGTGAAAAATGGCGAGGCTGACGCAGTTCTGGCAGACAAAGCATTCCTGCTCCCCGTCTCCGAAGCAGATGCCGACCTCAGCCTCGTCGGAGACGACATCCTGCTCGGCGGTGGTATTGGCCTTGGCATCCGCGAAAGCGATGGCGATCTGCGCGAGAAGTTCAACGCTGCCATCCAGTCGATGAAAGACGACGGCACATTGAATGCGCTGATCGAAAAGCACCTTCCCGGCGCCGCCGCATTCTAA
- a CDS encoding ABC transporter ATP-binding protein gives MTEDTPVIEIRDLHKAYGALEVLKGVSIAAPKGHVVSLIGSSGSGKSTLLRCCNLLEDSQQGEVLFKGEPVSWRGKTQNRRPADPKQVLRIRTNLSMVFQQFNLWAHMTILQNVMEAPLTVLGRERAEVEAAARAYLEKVGIGDKCDVYPAQLSGGQQQRAAIARALCMEPEALLFDEPTSALDPELEQEVIKVIKDLAAEGRTMMIVTHDMKLAADVSDTVVFLHNGLIEEQGPPETLFSAPKSERLRGFISATHAA, from the coding sequence GTGACAGAAGACACACCCGTTATCGAAATTCGCGACCTCCACAAAGCCTATGGTGCTTTGGAGGTGCTTAAAGGCGTCAGTATCGCGGCGCCTAAGGGTCATGTGGTGTCTCTCATCGGCTCGTCCGGTTCCGGCAAATCGACACTGCTGCGGTGCTGTAATCTGCTGGAGGACAGCCAGCAGGGTGAAGTCCTTTTCAAAGGAGAGCCGGTGAGTTGGCGCGGCAAAACCCAGAACCGCCGTCCCGCCGACCCAAAGCAGGTGCTTCGGATCCGCACAAATCTCAGCATGGTGTTCCAGCAGTTCAACCTCTGGGCACATATGACGATCTTGCAAAACGTGATGGAGGCACCTCTGACCGTGCTCGGCCGCGAGCGCGCGGAGGTCGAGGCAGCGGCCCGCGCCTACCTCGAGAAAGTCGGCATAGGCGACAAATGCGATGTATACCCCGCCCAGCTTTCTGGTGGCCAGCAACAGCGCGCTGCCATTGCGCGCGCTTTGTGCATGGAGCCGGAGGCCCTTCTGTTTGACGAGCCTACCAGCGCGCTCGACCCCGAGCTTGAGCAGGAAGTCATCAAGGTGATCAAGGATCTGGCCGCCGAGGGCCGCACCATGATGATCGTCACACACGACATGAAACTGGCCGCCGATGTATCGGACACAGTTGTGTTTTTGCACAACGGCCTGATTGAGGAACAAGGGCCGCCTGAAACGTTGTTCAGTGCGCCCAAATCAGAGCGACTGCGCGGGTTCATCTCTGCAACCCACGCCGCATAA
- a CDS encoding thiamine pyrophosphate-binding protein, with protein sequence MSSNHVYQSIARATFEHGADTISGLMGDANLFMVDSYVRECGGRFVPAAHEGSCVLMALAYAHVSGRVGVATVTHGPALSNCITALTEAVRGHVPLVLLAGDTPTDNPRHLQSIDQRELVKATGAGFEQIRTPQTTCKDVARAFYRARVERRPIVLNMPADFMWQEAPYEGQVLDVFTAPGGVAEGDILDNAIGMIASARRPLILAGGGAIAARDQLIRLADRLEAPLATTLKAKGLFNDHPYNVDIFGTLSTPAAYDLMGKADCIICFGTALHDFTTDRGKLMKNKRIIQVDVEPTAIGGGLHPDAALVADAGLTADTIVHWLDAAEIAPSGFTSELDVETLTHHPVTAPKNAAGTINYVAALEQLERALPRDRVLVTDGGRFMTEVWCRISVPNPQSFVSTVNFGSIGLGLQEAIGAGIAAPDRPVVFFTGDGGFMMGGINEFNTAVRLGLDLIVIIANDSAYGAEHIQFIDRQMDPGLTLFHWPSFAEIAKALGGEGVQVRSEEDLKSALTALENRTGPFLIELGLDPHDVPRMRA encoded by the coding sequence ATGAGCAGCAACCACGTCTACCAATCCATTGCCCGCGCCACGTTTGAACACGGGGCCGATACGATTTCCGGGCTGATGGGTGACGCAAACCTCTTCATGGTCGATAGTTACGTGCGTGAATGCGGTGGCCGTTTTGTGCCCGCAGCCCACGAAGGCAGTTGCGTGCTGATGGCGCTGGCCTATGCACATGTCTCGGGGCGCGTTGGCGTTGCAACCGTCACTCACGGCCCTGCCCTCAGCAATTGTATTACAGCACTGACCGAAGCTGTGCGCGGTCATGTCCCGCTTGTCCTGCTGGCCGGTGACACCCCCACCGACAATCCCCGCCATTTACAAAGCATCGACCAGCGCGAATTGGTCAAGGCGACCGGCGCAGGGTTCGAGCAGATTCGAACGCCTCAGACCACCTGCAAGGATGTAGCCCGCGCCTTTTACCGTGCGCGGGTCGAGCGTCGCCCCATCGTGCTCAACATGCCTGCTGATTTCATGTGGCAAGAGGCCCCTTACGAGGGGCAGGTTCTTGATGTGTTTACCGCGCCCGGTGGCGTGGCCGAAGGCGACATTCTAGATAATGCTATCGGAATGATTGCCTCTGCGCGCCGCCCGCTCATCCTTGCCGGTGGCGGTGCGATTGCCGCCCGTGACCAGCTTATCCGCCTCGCAGACAGGCTTGAAGCGCCGCTGGCGACCACCCTCAAGGCCAAAGGGTTGTTCAACGATCACCCCTATAACGTGGATATTTTCGGCACCCTCTCGACCCCTGCCGCCTATGATCTGATGGGGAAGGCCGATTGTATCATCTGTTTCGGCACCGCCTTGCACGATTTCACCACCGACCGCGGCAAGCTTATGAAGAATAAGCGGATTATTCAGGTCGATGTCGAGCCTACAGCGATTGGCGGAGGCCTGCATCCCGATGCAGCCCTTGTTGCCGATGCGGGTCTGACAGCGGATACTATCGTGCATTGGCTTGACGCGGCCGAGATCGCGCCAAGCGGTTTTACATCAGAGCTGGATGTTGAAACCCTGACCCACCACCCTGTGACCGCACCGAAAAACGCGGCAGGCACGATCAATTACGTTGCAGCCCTTGAGCAGCTTGAGCGCGCCCTGCCCCGCGACCGCGTACTGGTCACAGACGGGGGCCGCTTCATGACCGAAGTCTGGTGCCGCATCTCGGTGCCAAATCCACAGAGCTTTGTCAGTACTGTCAATTTCGGCTCAATCGGTCTGGGCCTGCAAGAGGCGATCGGCGCAGGCATTGCGGCACCGGACCGTCCGGTTGTATTTTTCACCGGCGACGGCGGGTTTATGATGGGCGGCATCAACGAATTCAACACCGCGGTTCGCCTCGGTCTCGACCTCATTGTGATCATCGCCAACGATTCTGCTTATGGTGCCGAGCATATCCAGTTTATTGACCGGCAAATGGATCCAGGCCTGACATTGTTCCACTGGCCTTCTTTCGCGGAAATTGCAAAAGCGCTGGGCGGCGAAGGAGTTCAGGTTCGCTCCGAAGAGGATCTGAAATCTGCCCTGACCGCCCTTGAGAACCGCACGGGGCCTTTCCTGATCGAACTTGGGCTTGATCCGCACGATGTTCCCCGTATGCGCGCCTGA
- a CDS encoding CTP synthase: MARYIFITGGVVSSLGKGLASAALGALLQARGFSVRLRKLDPYLNVDPGTMSPFEHGEVFVTDDGAETDLDLGHYERFTGVSARKTDSISSGRVYSTVLEKERRGDYLGKTIQVIPHVTNEIKEFLSIGDDEVDFMLCEIGGTVGDIEGLPFFEAIRQFSHDKPRGQCIFMHLTLLPYLAASGELKTKPTQHSVKELQSIGIAPDILVCRSEHPIPDKEREKIALFCNVRKDSVVAAYDLKSIYEAPLAYHAQGLDQAVLDAFDISPAPKPDLTVWHDVYDRIHNPEGEVKVAIVGKYTQLEDAYKSIAEALTHGGMANRVRVKIEWVDAELFEGTDDVAPHLEGFHAILVPGGFGERGTEGKIKAAQYAREHKVPYLGICLGMQMAVIEAARNVAGLSTAGSEEFDHESSGKKRFEPVVYHLKEWVQGNHKVERKVGDDKGGTMRLGAYDATLKEGSKVAEVYGTTAIDERHRHRYEVDIAYREKLEEAGMSFSGMSPDGKLPEIVEWSDHPWFIGVQFHPELKSKPFKPHPLFKGFVKAAKDMSRLV; this comes from the coding sequence ATGGCACGCTATATTTTCATCACCGGCGGTGTTGTATCCTCGCTTGGCAAAGGTCTGGCATCAGCTGCTCTTGGCGCGCTTTTGCAGGCCCGCGGATTCTCGGTGCGCCTGCGCAAGCTTGACCCCTACCTCAACGTCGATCCCGGCACGATGAGCCCGTTCGAGCATGGCGAGGTATTCGTCACTGACGATGGCGCCGAGACCGACCTTGATCTGGGCCATTACGAGCGTTTCACTGGCGTTTCTGCCCGCAAAACCGATTCCATCTCATCGGGGCGCGTTTACTCCACCGTCCTCGAAAAGGAGCGCCGCGGCGACTATCTGGGCAAGACCATTCAGGTAATCCCCCATGTAACAAACGAGATCAAAGAGTTCCTGAGCATCGGCGACGACGAAGTTGATTTCATGCTTTGTGAAATTGGCGGCACCGTGGGCGACATCGAAGGCCTGCCGTTCTTCGAGGCAATCCGCCAGTTCTCCCACGACAAGCCGCGTGGCCAGTGTATTTTCATGCACCTGACCCTGCTTCCCTATCTTGCTGCCAGCGGTGAGCTGAAGACGAAACCGACCCAACACTCGGTAAAAGAACTACAGTCCATCGGCATTGCGCCTGATATCCTTGTGTGCCGGTCCGAGCATCCGATCCCCGATAAAGAGCGCGAAAAGATCGCGTTGTTCTGCAACGTGCGCAAGGATTCGGTTGTAGCCGCCTATGACCTGAAATCCATCTACGAGGCCCCGCTGGCCTATCATGCCCAAGGCCTCGATCAGGCCGTGCTGGACGCCTTCGACATCTCCCCCGCGCCAAAGCCCGACCTGACGGTCTGGCACGATGTGTATGACCGCATCCACAACCCAGAAGGCGAGGTAAAGGTCGCCATCGTCGGCAAATACACCCAGCTCGAGGATGCTTATAAATCAATTGCCGAGGCTCTGACACACGGCGGCATGGCCAACCGTGTGCGCGTCAAGATTGAGTGGGTCGATGCAGAACTGTTCGAGGGTACAGATGATGTCGCCCCCCATCTAGAAGGGTTTCATGCGATTCTCGTACCTGGCGGATTTGGCGAGCGCGGCACCGAGGGCAAAATCAAAGCTGCCCAATATGCGCGGGAGCATAAAGTCCCCTATCTGGGCATTTGCCTCGGCATGCAAATGGCGGTTATCGAGGCGGCGCGAAATGTGGCGGGCCTGTCCACCGCCGGCTCCGAAGAATTCGACCACGAATCTTCGGGCAAAAAGCGGTTCGAGCCTGTGGTCTACCACCTCAAGGAATGGGTGCAGGGCAACCACAAGGTCGAGCGCAAAGTCGGAGACGACAAAGGGGGCACGATGCGTCTGGGTGCCTACGATGCCACGCTCAAGGAAGGTTCGAAAGTCGCCGAAGTCTATGGCACCACCGCCATCGACGAACGCCACCGCCACCGCTATGAGGTCGACATCGCCTACCGCGAAAAACTCGAAGAGGCCGGCATGTCATTCTCCGGAATGTCCCCCGATGGCAAGTTGCCCGAGATCGTGGAATGGTCCGATCATCCGTGGTTTATCGGCGTGCAATTCCACCCCGAACTCAAGTCGAAACCCTTCAAACCGCACCCCCTTTTCAAGGGCTTTGTCAAAGCAGCGAAGGATATGTCGCGGCTTGTCTAG
- a CDS encoding ABC transporter permease: MFSYCTDPDQIAGLTWLSCYLTTGKHMNLYWSVVTVMILLVITAPLSLLFGFGGASAARSRIAPLRWIGKSYIAIVRGIPDIAFFLFFVIALDQGIEYLRHKVMCPDWDQPIRQGNDFIVCQAAKMPLGSSPQWVHETYGFSIAVLTFAIVFGAFAANVLFGAMRAVPRAQLETAEAYGMSPRQIFRRVLVPQMWVYALPGLGNLWMVLVKATPLLFLLGVEDIVYWARELGGTKTPRFTDYPHGDWRIWYFLALLLFYLALTAISERLLARAMQRLTKGQATTGGEAQRRLA, encoded by the coding sequence ATCTTTAGTTACTGCACCGATCCAGATCAAATCGCCGGCCTGACATGGCTCAGCTGCTACCTGACCACAGGCAAGCACATGAACCTCTATTGGTCCGTTGTTACAGTAATGATCCTGCTGGTGATCACCGCGCCGCTGTCGCTACTGTTCGGTTTCGGCGGTGCCTCCGCTGCGCGCTCGCGCATCGCCCCCCTGCGCTGGATCGGTAAGTCCTACATTGCCATCGTTCGAGGCATCCCCGACATCGCCTTCTTTTTGTTCTTTGTGATCGCGCTGGATCAAGGCATTGAGTATCTGCGGCACAAGGTTATGTGCCCCGACTGGGACCAGCCGATCCGTCAGGGAAATGATTTTATCGTCTGTCAGGCTGCCAAAATGCCGTTGGGAAGTTCCCCCCAGTGGGTCCATGAGACATATGGATTCTCCATTGCGGTGCTCACATTTGCAATTGTTTTCGGTGCCTTTGCCGCCAATGTCCTGTTTGGCGCGATGCGCGCTGTACCCCGCGCGCAACTTGAAACTGCCGAGGCTTACGGCATGTCACCAAGACAGATTTTCCGCCGGGTGTTGGTGCCGCAAATGTGGGTTTATGCCCTGCCGGGGCTCGGTAATTTGTGGATGGTTCTCGTGAAGGCCACACCACTTCTGTTTTTGTTGGGTGTCGAGGATATCGTGTACTGGGCACGCGAGCTTGGCGGCACCAAGACGCCCCGTTTTACCGACTACCCTCATGGCGACTGGCGGATTTGGTACTTTTTGGCGCTTTTGCTATTTTATCTGGCGCTCACCGCAATTTCCGAGCGCCTGCTTGCGCGCGCAATGCAGCGCCTGACAAAGGGTCAGGCCACGACGGGCGGCGAAGCGCAACGGAGGCTCGCATGA
- a CDS encoding DUF1330 domain-containing protein, with translation MPKKGYWIGNMDVRDAAIYEKYRAANAKPFAAYDAKFLVRGGTQQIREGSAHSRTVVIEFPSYADAVACYESPGYQGAKDIRMSVADGSLIIIEGYES, from the coding sequence ATGCCAAAAAAGGGATATTGGATCGGGAACATGGATGTTCGTGATGCCGCGATTTACGAAAAATATCGGGCTGCAAACGCCAAACCCTTTGCCGCCTACGACGCGAAATTTCTGGTCCGCGGCGGCACCCAGCAGATCCGTGAAGGATCCGCACACAGCCGCACTGTCGTCATCGAATTTCCCAGCTATGCCGACGCCGTCGCTTGTTACGAAAGCCCGGGCTATCAGGGCGCAAAAGACATCCGCATGAGCGTTGCAGACGGCAGTCTTATCATCATCGAAGGATACGAATCCTGA
- a CDS encoding ABC transporter permease yields MSCIQTIQDYGLRAIGIGERLLPRQDFTLCEQFTLIGSGMIWNVYFGLTALILGFFFATALALGKASPCAWLRRPSNWFVFIFRGSPLFIQFFFAYFLFLSLKSEYAMFDAFTSAWLGAVIVLFCNTSAYSAEIFYGALQSIPKGDVEAADAYGLSGWSRFRRVIWPTMMRLAWPAYTNEAIFLFHATTLVYISSFPAWQQRGDALYYASYFADKTFNPFIPYPILAGYFVLLTLVIISIYGLINRRLNRHLPAERRQKIRLRPNLIR; encoded by the coding sequence ATGAGCTGTATCCAGACAATTCAGGATTACGGTCTGCGCGCCATCGGCATCGGAGAGCGTCTGTTACCGCGTCAGGATTTTACCCTGTGCGAGCAATTTACACTGATCGGCTCTGGCATGATCTGGAATGTCTATTTCGGCCTGACCGCGCTGATTCTTGGGTTCTTCTTTGCCACCGCACTCGCTCTCGGAAAGGCGAGCCCATGTGCGTGGCTGCGCAGACCGTCAAACTGGTTCGTCTTCATCTTCCGCGGCTCACCGCTGTTTATCCAGTTCTTCTTTGCCTATTTTTTGTTTCTCAGCCTTAAATCTGAATATGCGATGTTCGACGCGTTTACCTCTGCATGGCTTGGCGCTGTGATCGTGCTGTTTTGTAATACCTCCGCCTATTCCGCCGAAATTTTCTACGGCGCTCTCCAATCCATCCCAAAGGGGGATGTCGAGGCGGCAGATGCCTACGGCCTGTCCGGCTGGAGCCGTTTTCGCAGGGTGATCTGGCCAACCATGATGCGGCTTGCCTGGCCCGCCTACACAAACGAGGCGATCTTTCTGTTTCACGCAACAACGCTCGTTTATATCTCAAGCTTTCCGGCATGGCAGCAGCGTGGTGACGCACTCTATTATGCCAGTTACTTTGCCGACAAAACCTTCAATCCGTTCATTCCCTACCCGATCCTTGCAGGCTATTTCGTATTGCTGACGCTGGTGATCATTTCTATCTACGGACTGATAAACCGCCGTCTTAACCGGCACCTGCCCGCCGAGCGGCGGCAAAAAATACGCTTGCGCCCTAATCTCATACGGTAG
- a CDS encoding outer membrane protein, producing the protein MKLIIASVVAAFAATSAFAGSLEYTPVETAPTPIAPQAYNDLSWTGGYAGLQYNDGDFELSDGVDSASVDVDGFGIHGGYLYDLGQYVVGGELSYDRLSADGSDEDVDLTRLRGRVGYDFGKFMPYATLGIANISADDLSETGLTFGIGAEMLVTEKFSVGLEYSRSQFNDIDDVDGLDGDLDLIQLRGSFRF; encoded by the coding sequence ATGAAACTTATCATCGCATCCGTTGTTGCAGCATTTGCCGCAACCTCCGCATTCGCAGGCAGCCTCGAGTACACACCCGTCGAGACAGCGCCAACACCGATCGCACCACAGGCCTACAATGACCTGAGCTGGACCGGTGGCTACGCTGGTCTTCAGTACAACGACGGCGACTTCGAACTCTCCGACGGTGTTGACTCCGCAAGTGTTGACGTAGACGGCTTCGGTATCCACGGCGGCTACCTCTATGACCTCGGCCAGTACGTTGTTGGTGGTGAATTGTCCTATGACCGTTTGTCCGCAGACGGTTCCGACGAAGATGTTGACCTGACACGCCTGCGCGGCCGTGTTGGTTATGACTTCGGTAAGTTCATGCCGTACGCAACTCTTGGTATCGCCAACATCTCCGCAGATGACCTGAGCGAAACAGGCCTGACTTTCGGTATCGGTGCAGAAATGCTGGTTACAGAAAAGTTCAGTGTTGGTCTTGAGTACTCGCGCTCGCAGTTCAACGACATTGACGACGTTGACGGCCTTGATGGCGACCTGGACCTGATCCAGCTGCGCGGTTCGTTCCGCTTCTAA
- the secG gene encoding preprotein translocase subunit SecG, with the protein MENVVLIVHLILALGLIAVVLLQRSEGGGLGMGGGGGANSGRPPATPMSKVTWILGAAFVVTSITLTIVTAQKSAGSSVLDRLTATPPALNQGSVPAPDLNNLLPPADGDNTPLVPTLD; encoded by the coding sequence ATGGAAAATGTCGTCCTGATCGTCCACCTTATTCTTGCGCTTGGCCTTATTGCGGTCGTTTTGTTGCAACGCTCCGAAGGCGGCGGTCTGGGAATGGGCGGCGGCGGCGGTGCAAATTCCGGTCGTCCCCCTGCCACCCCGATGAGCAAGGTGACATGGATTTTGGGTGCCGCATTTGTCGTTACCTCGATCACACTTACCATCGTGACGGCGCAAAAATCTGCGGGATCATCGGTACTTGACCGTTTGACCGCTACCCCCCCCGCCCTCAACCAAGGCAGCGTACCGGCACCGGACCTCAACAACCTGTTGCCCCCCGCCGATGGCGACAACACGCCGCTGGTTCCAACACTCGACTAA
- a CDS encoding tellurite resistance TerB family protein, with protein MLERLFPRRAPSPKPLPQPNPQLALGALLVRVALANRQYLATEVAQIDRILSATFNLKPLDAAKLRAVCEALERHAPGTTEFAQILRDEVDYADRKALGDAMWAVAMADGRRDDREETQLLAIETALGLTDADIAQAREKALGNL; from the coding sequence ATGTTAGAACGCCTTTTTCCGCGCCGTGCGCCTTCGCCCAAACCCTTGCCTCAGCCCAATCCCCAGCTTGCTCTGGGGGCACTTTTGGTGCGTGTGGCGCTGGCCAACCGCCAGTATCTGGCCACAGAAGTCGCCCAGATCGACCGGATATTGAGCGCGACCTTTAATCTTAAACCGCTTGACGCGGCCAAGTTGCGGGCGGTCTGTGAAGCACTCGAACGTCACGCACCCGGCACAACCGAATTTGCACAAATCCTGCGCGACGAGGTTGATTATGCTGACCGCAAGGCGCTTGGAGATGCAATGTGGGCTGTTGCAATGGCAGATGGCCGACGCGACGACCGCGAAGAGACACAGCTTCTTGCAATAGAGACGGCCCTTGGCCTTACGGACGCCGATATCGCACAGGCACGCGAAAAAGCGCTCGGGAATTTGTAA